One window of the Allorhizobium ampelinum S4 genome contains the following:
- the waaA gene encoding lipid IV(A) 3-deoxy-D-manno-octulosonic acid transferase — protein sequence MSALARIALTAYRWAGIVAFPCAGLFLSIRAAKGKEDRTRRLERVGYAAANRPRGPLVWVHAASVGEMMAVTALMRELRRCEINVLLTTGTITSAQIASDRLQDGVIHQYVPIDALPAVRRFLDYWQPDMMIGVESEIWPTMLQDLHDRQIPQILVNARISDRSFARWQRHPAVAASLFSKLAMVVAQSDVDAERFRDLGAWPVSVSGNIKVDTDAPPCDSSLLTSYERQIGHRKTWAAISTAEGEEKIAAMVHRALKAHMGQLSIVVPRHPERADAIEAMMIEQGLTVARRSRNDAITPQTDVFLGDTIGEMGLYLRLTDIAFVGRSMMKEGGGGNPMEPAVLGCAVLSGPHVENFRESYQRLVRHGAARVVRDAETLAKAVHFLMNNHLARHKMSDSGMEAVQDMRGALTATIKAMEPYINPLTVKARLEPKTAAGE from the coding sequence ATGAGCGCATTGGCACGCATCGCACTGACCGCCTATCGCTGGGCAGGGATCGTCGCCTTTCCGTGTGCAGGGCTTTTCCTGTCCATTCGCGCCGCCAAAGGCAAGGAAGATCGCACCCGGCGGCTGGAACGGGTCGGCTATGCCGCCGCTAACCGACCGCGCGGGCCGCTGGTCTGGGTTCATGCCGCCAGCGTCGGCGAGATGATGGCGGTAACGGCCCTGATGCGGGAACTGCGTCGCTGCGAGATCAATGTTCTGCTGACCACTGGCACGATCACCTCGGCCCAGATTGCCAGCGACCGTCTTCAGGACGGCGTCATCCACCAATATGTGCCAATCGATGCCCTGCCCGCCGTGCGACGGTTTCTCGATTATTGGCAGCCGGACATGATGATCGGCGTGGAATCGGAGATCTGGCCGACCATGCTTCAAGATCTGCATGACCGGCAGATCCCGCAGATCCTGGTCAATGCCCGAATTTCCGACCGCTCCTTTGCCCGCTGGCAGCGCCATCCCGCTGTGGCGGCCTCGCTGTTTTCCAAGCTTGCCATGGTCGTGGCGCAATCAGATGTCGATGCCGAACGGTTCCGCGATCTCGGCGCCTGGCCGGTCAGCGTCTCCGGCAATATCAAGGTGGACACGGACGCCCCCCCCTGCGACAGCAGCCTCCTGACCAGCTATGAGCGGCAGATTGGTCATCGCAAGACCTGGGCGGCCATTTCCACTGCCGAGGGCGAGGAAAAGATCGCTGCCATGGTCCACCGCGCTTTGAAAGCCCATATGGGCCAGCTCAGCATCGTTGTGCCCCGCCATCCCGAACGGGCCGATGCCATTGAGGCAATGATGATCGAACAGGGGCTGACGGTTGCCCGCCGCAGCCGCAACGATGCGATCACGCCGCAGACCGATGTGTTTCTGGGTGATACGATCGGCGAAATGGGGCTTTATCTGCGGCTGACGGATATCGCCTTTGTCGGTCGCTCGATGATGAAGGAAGGCGGCGGCGGTAACCCGATGGAGCCTGCCGTGCTGGGCTGCGCAGTGCTGAGTGGCCCACATGTGGAAAATTTCCGCGAAAGCTACCAGCGCCTGGTGCGCCACGGCGCCGCCCGCGTGGTGCGCGACGCCGAAACCCTGGCGAAAGCCGTACATTTCCTGATGAATAACCATCTGGCGCGTCACAAAATGTCCGATTCCGGCATGGAAGCCGTGCAGGACATGCGCGGCGCGCTGACGGCGACCATCAAGGCGATGGAACCCTATATCAATCCCTTGACCGTCAAGGCACGCCTCGAACCGAAGACGGCAGCGGGCGAATGA
- a CDS encoding 3'(2'),5'-bisphosphate nucleotidase CysQ: protein MPDLQADLDLIAEAARQAGEVALTYFGADPDVWWKNEGQSPVSAADYAANSLLEKLLREARPSYGWLSEENDDDESRLSRDSVFVIDPIDGTRAFLAGEKTWCVSVAVVHRGRPVAAALVAPALGETFLATAESEARLNGKAITVADRLPHQSLRVATPAELLKAFRDGVRERLERVSHIPSLAYRLALVADGRIDATLVMKNSHDWDLAAADLILERAGGALTDIHGKPLLYNRPQVRHGHLLAGSNAVLPELLTAFSAGPETASDKGR, encoded by the coding sequence ATGCCAGATCTTCAAGCCGATCTCGACCTCATTGCCGAGGCCGCACGACAGGCTGGCGAGGTGGCGCTGACCTATTTCGGGGCTGATCCGGATGTCTGGTGGAAAAACGAGGGCCAATCACCGGTCAGCGCCGCAGACTATGCTGCCAATAGCCTGCTGGAAAAGCTCCTGCGCGAAGCCCGCCCCTCCTATGGCTGGCTTTCGGAGGAAAATGACGACGATGAAAGCCGGCTGAGCCGCGATAGCGTCTTCGTCATCGACCCGATTGATGGCACCCGCGCCTTTCTGGCCGGAGAAAAGACCTGGTGCGTCTCCGTCGCGGTTGTGCATCGTGGCCGCCCGGTGGCGGCTGCCCTGGTCGCCCCTGCCCTTGGCGAAACCTTTCTGGCGACCGCCGAGAGCGAGGCACGTTTGAACGGCAAAGCGATCACAGTCGCCGACCGCCTGCCCCATCAAAGCCTGCGGGTGGCCACACCTGCCGAATTGCTCAAGGCCTTTCGGGACGGCGTGCGCGAGCGGCTGGAACGGGTCTCTCATATTCCCTCGCTCGCCTATCGGCTGGCACTGGTGGCGGACGGCCGCATCGATGCGACGCTGGTGATGAAAAACTCCCATGACTGGGACTTGGCCGCAGCCGACCTTATTCTTGAACGGGCTGGCGGAGCGCTGACCGACATCCACGGCAAGCCGCTGCTCTACAACCGGCCACAGGTGCGCCATGGCCATCTTCTGGCCGGATCAAACGCCGTCCTGCCTGAACTGCTGACCGCCTTTTCGGCAGGACCGGAGACTGCATCCGACAAGGGCCGATAA
- a CDS encoding TldD/PmbA family protein — protein MSSENSPEHLLSRAHQLVDLARKAGAERADAVVVRSRAHSVSVRLGKVEQTESSESDDFSLRVFIGNRVASVSANPGFDLTALAERAVAMARVSPEDPYTGLADEEDLAQTYPDLQLYDPTEVSSDALRDAALAMEEAALAVNGVSNSLGASASAGMGGLVLVTSHGFSGHYQASRFSRSTGVIAGEGTSMERDHDYDSRLYFAELDSPEEIGRRAGERTVRRINPRKADTAKNLTVVLDPRVARGFVGHIAGAINGAAVARKTSFLRDRMGQQVLKSGLSITDDPTRVRGSSSRPFDGEGVMGKPLTMIEDGVLRHWFLSTSAARELGLKTNGRGARGGTSVSPSSSNLALEPGDITPEALISGISSGFYITDMIGHGVDMITGDYSRGASGFWIENGELTYPVSEVTIASNLKQMFMAMTPANDIDRKFGVAAPTLAIEGLTIAGK, from the coding sequence ATGTCATCTGAAAATTCCCCCGAACATCTTTTGTCGCGCGCCCATCAACTGGTCGATCTGGCCCGCAAAGCCGGGGCCGAACGGGCCGATGCCGTCGTGGTGCGCTCCCGCGCCCATTCGGTCAGTGTGCGCCTCGGCAAGGTCGAGCAGACCGAATCCTCGGAAAGCGACGATTTTTCGCTGCGGGTGTTTATCGGCAACCGCGTCGCCTCCGTCTCGGCCAATCCGGGCTTCGACCTGACGGCGCTGGCCGAACGCGCCGTTGCCATGGCGAGGGTTTCGCCGGAAGACCCCTATACCGGCCTTGCCGATGAAGAGGATCTGGCCCAGACCTATCCGGATCTGCAACTTTACGATCCAACCGAAGTGTCGAGCGATGCGCTGCGCGACGCAGCTCTTGCCATGGAAGAGGCAGCTCTTGCCGTCAATGGCGTCAGCAATTCGCTGGGGGCCAGCGCATCAGCAGGCATGGGCGGCTTGGTCCTCGTCACCTCGCACGGCTTTTCAGGCCACTACCAGGCCTCGCGGTTTTCCCGCTCGACCGGGGTGATCGCTGGCGAAGGCACGTCGATGGAGCGCGACCACGATTATGACAGCCGCCTCTATTTCGCTGAACTGGACAGTCCTGAAGAGATCGGCAGGCGCGCAGGCGAGCGCACGGTGCGCCGGATCAATCCGCGCAAGGCCGACACCGCCAAAAACCTGACGGTTGTGCTCGATCCGCGCGTCGCACGCGGCTTTGTCGGCCATATCGCCGGTGCTATCAATGGCGCTGCCGTGGCCCGTAAAACCTCCTTCCTGCGCGACCGCATGGGCCAGCAGGTGCTGAAATCCGGTCTCAGCATCACCGACGATCCGACCCGGGTGCGTGGTTCGTCCTCGCGTCCCTTCGATGGCGAAGGCGTGATGGGCAAGCCCCTGACGATGATCGAGGATGGTGTTTTGCGCCATTGGTTCCTATCGACCTCGGCGGCGCGCGAACTGGGCTTGAAAACCAATGGACGCGGCGCGCGCGGCGGCACGTCCGTCTCGCCCTCCTCCTCCAATCTGGCGCTGGAGCCTGGCGATATCACGCCGGAGGCGCTGATTTCAGGGATTTCCAGTGGATTTTACATTACCGACATGATCGGCCATGGGGTTGACATGATCACCGGCGATTACAGCCGGGGGGCCTCCGGTTTCTGGATCGAGAATGGCGAACTGACCTATCCGGTTTCGGAAGTGACGATTGCGTCCAACCTGAAGCAGATGTTCATGGCGATGACGCCAGCCAATGACATCGACCGCAAATTCGGCGTCGCAGCTCCTACACTTGCCATCGAAGGCCTGACGATTGCAGGGAAATAA
- a CDS encoding patatin-like phospholipase family protein: MPQDVQSQKSLVEVGPSTPTVAVALGAGGARGLAHIHVLEALEEMGIEPVAIAGSSIGAIIGAGKAAGMSAAEMRDHALETVGKRNEVFKRIWGLRPPTMRHAIGGFRLGQFNLERILRAFLPSRIPDDFSGLGIPLKVISTDYYGHCEQVSEDGDLYQALAASAAIPALFMPVMLNGRLMIDGGIFNPVPYEHLMGLADIVIGIDIVGGPVGVDDIPNRIDSLFGASQLMMQSHLALKLKLGPPAIFLRPPVNGFGVMDFMKAKQIFEVSAPVKDEVKRALEAQFALLAQR; the protein is encoded by the coding sequence ATGCCGCAGGATGTCCAATCCCAAAAATCCCTCGTTGAGGTAGGACCCAGCACGCCGACGGTTGCCGTGGCGCTGGGGGCTGGCGGCGCGCGGGGCCTTGCCCATATTCATGTGCTGGAAGCCCTTGAGGAAATGGGAATCGAACCTGTGGCGATTGCCGGTTCCTCCATTGGCGCGATTATCGGGGCTGGCAAGGCTGCAGGCATGTCGGCAGCCGAAATGCGCGACCATGCGCTGGAAACCGTCGGCAAGCGCAATGAAGTGTTCAAGCGGATCTGGGGCCTTCGCCCGCCGACCATGCGCCATGCCATCGGCGGTTTCCGGCTCGGACAGTTCAACCTGGAGCGTATTCTGCGCGCCTTTTTGCCATCTCGAATTCCCGATGATTTTTCCGGCCTTGGCATTCCTCTGAAAGTGATCTCCACCGATTATTACGGCCATTGCGAACAGGTCAGCGAAGACGGCGATCTCTATCAGGCGCTGGCCGCCTCCGCCGCCATTCCCGCCCTGTTCATGCCTGTCATGTTGAACGGGCGGCTGATGATCGATGGCGGCATTTTCAATCCCGTGCCTTATGAACATCTGATGGGCCTTGCCGATATCGTCATCGGCATCGACATCGTCGGCGGCCCGGTCGGAGTGGACGATATCCCGAACCGCATCGACAGCCTGTTCGGCGCCTCTCAGCTGATGATGCAATCGCATCTCGCCCTGAAACTGAAGCTTGGCCCACCGGCAATTTTCCTGCGCCCGCCAGTCAATGGGTTTGGCGTGATGGATTTCATGAAGGCCAAACAGATCTTCGAGGTGTCAGCCCCTGTCAAAGACGAGGTCAAGCGGGCGCTGGAGGCGCAATTTGCGCTTCTCGCCCAGCGCTAG
- a CDS encoding DUF4170 domain-containing protein, which yields MTETSDKKQLLHLVFGGELSNLAEVQFRDLKELDIVGIFPDYATALSAWKSKAQQTVDNAHMRYFIVHMHRLLTPGEQ from the coding sequence ATGACCGAGACAAGCGACAAGAAACAGCTTCTGCATCTGGTGTTCGGTGGTGAGTTGAGCAATCTGGCTGAGGTTCAATTCCGGGATCTGAAAGAATTGGACATCGTCGGGATCTTTCCTGACTATGCAACAGCGCTTTCCGCATGGAAAAGCAAAGCGCAGCAGACAGTCGACAATGCCCATATGCGGTATTTCATTGTGCATATGCATCGCCTGCTGACCCCTGGCGAACAATAA
- a CDS encoding nucleoside deaminase, whose protein sequence is MTLTIRFMDVALEEAQLAGARGEVPIGAVLVKNGVILARAGNETRALQDVTAHAEILAIRRACAILEDERLAGADLYVTLEPCTMCAAAISFARIRRLYYGAPDEKGGGVDHGARFYSQPTCHHAPDVYAGIGETEAAALLKDFFTAKR, encoded by the coding sequence ATGACGCTGACAATCCGTTTCATGGATGTTGCCCTGGAAGAAGCCCAGCTGGCTGGCGCGCGCGGCGAGGTGCCAATTGGTGCCGTGCTGGTCAAGAACGGGGTCATTCTGGCCCGGGCTGGCAATGAAACCCGTGCCTTGCAGGACGTGACAGCCCATGCGGAAATCCTGGCGATCCGCCGTGCCTGCGCCATTCTGGAGGATGAGCGGCTGGCTGGCGCCGATCTCTATGTGACGCTGGAACCCTGTACAATGTGCGCGGCGGCAATATCCTTTGCCCGTATCCGCCGCCTTTATTATGGCGCGCCCGATGAAAAGGGCGGGGGTGTTGACCATGGTGCGCGTTTTTACAGCCAGCCCACCTGCCATCATGCGCCGGATGTCTATGCCGGGATCGGCGAGACTGAGGCTGCCGCTCTGCTAAAGGACTTTTTCACCGCCAAACGGTGA
- a CDS encoding MBL fold metallo-hydrolase, with product MNRRTMIAGAALGALSAPALMARAAFAQAETSMDINHAMPPETHRFQLGGFEVVVIKDGTRVSEKPGETFGTNQSPETVSALLEKNFLPTDKFVNGFSPVLINTGSDVILFDTGMGEQGRANGMGRLSEGMMAAGYSPEDVTIVVLTHMHGDHIGGLMEKGKPAFAKARYIAGQREYDFWTNAARAGTPAEGAQKAVLANVKPLAEKITFLGDQGGDVVSGIRGEAAFGHSPGHMIFHVESKGKRLLLTADTANHFVLSLQRPDWEVKFDMDKAQAAATRKRVFDMAATDKVAFLGYHMPFPSVGYVETLDTGYRFVPKSYQFDL from the coding sequence ATGAACAGGCGAACAATGATCGCGGGGGCTGCCTTGGGCGCCTTGTCGGCCCCAGCGCTGATGGCGCGGGCAGCTTTCGCGCAAGCGGAGACATCGATGGATATCAATCATGCCATGCCCCCGGAGACCCACAGGTTCCAGCTCGGCGGGTTTGAAGTCGTGGTCATCAAGGACGGCACGCGGGTTTCCGAAAAGCCGGGCGAGACCTTTGGCACCAACCAGAGCCCGGAAACGGTTTCAGCGCTGCTGGAAAAGAATTTCCTGCCGACCGACAAATTCGTCAACGGTTTTTCGCCGGTGCTCATCAATACCGGCTCTGATGTCATCCTGTTCGATACCGGCATGGGCGAACAGGGCCGCGCCAATGGTATGGGCAGGCTCAGTGAAGGCATGATGGCCGCAGGCTATTCGCCCGAAGATGTCACCATCGTCGTCCTCACCCATATGCATGGCGACCATATCGGTGGGTTAATGGAAAAGGGCAAACCGGCCTTTGCCAAGGCCCGCTATATCGCCGGGCAGCGCGAATATGATTTCTGGACCAATGCCGCCCGGGCTGGAACACCAGCAGAAGGCGCGCAAAAAGCGGTTCTGGCCAATGTGAAGCCGCTGGCTGAAAAAATTACCTTCCTCGGCGATCAAGGTGGCGATGTGGTCTCCGGCATTCGCGGCGAGGCGGCTTTCGGCCACTCTCCCGGCCATATGATTTTCCATGTCGAATCCAAGGGCAAGCGCCTGCTGCTGACCGCAGACACCGCCAACCATTTCGTGCTGTCGCTGCAACGTCCCGATTGGGAAGTGAAATTCGACATGGACAAGGCTCAGGCCGCCGCCACTCGCAAACGGGTGTTCGACATGGCAGCAACCGACAAGGTCGCCTTCCTGGGCTATCACATGCCCTTCCCCTCGGTCGGCTATGTGGAAACGCTCGATACCGGCTACCGATTCGTGCCGAAGAGCTACCAGTTCGATCTTTGA
- a CDS encoding monovalent cation:proton antiporter-2 (CPA2) family protein, whose amino-acid sequence MSTAPTLLFTEALVLLGGAVVAAPIFRKLGLGTVLGYLAAGAVIGPVAHVITGAEEILSVAELGIVFLLFVIGLELKPSTLWKMRADIFGLGTAQVVLGGALLTGVALAFDLLDWRGAVIAGFGLSLSSTAFALQILNDRSDLNSQYGQRTFSVLLFQDLAIVPLLALISILGAQAAPAPGSLWIDIGVAVTATLAMILAGRYLLNPLFQVMARTGAREVMIAAALFIVLGSAMLMQAVGLSMAMGAFLAGVMLAESSYRHELEADIEPFRGILQALFFMAVGLSVQFDVIFANLWLLAVAVPVVMLIKALSIYGLCRLAGSRHDDAIRIAAILPQGGEFGFVLFTTAVSAGVFSSATSSLLISIVTLTMALTPVVAALSSRLLSRDQHEELDEDFDGAGSDVLMIGFSRFGQIAAQVLLASGRDVTIIDDSADRIRQAASFGFRIYFGDGTRLDMLRAAGIEKAKVVAVCTQKREVTDRIVELVASEFPQARLFVRSYDRVHSLWLRARNVEYELRETVESGLKFGRKTIEALGVDEDMAEAIEADIRRRDDERLRIQAVEGIKGGAHMLYNRPVQPEPLIKPKRGHETEKDQDKDKEREKDRDTAA is encoded by the coding sequence ATGAGCACCGCACCCACCCTGTTGTTTACCGAGGCTCTCGTACTTTTGGGCGGCGCCGTGGTCGCGGCACCGATTTTCCGCAAGCTCGGCCTTGGCACGGTGCTCGGCTATTTGGCGGCAGGTGCCGTCATCGGTCCTGTCGCCCATGTCATCACCGGGGCGGAGGAAATCCTCTCGGTTGCCGAGCTGGGCATCGTCTTTCTGCTGTTCGTCATCGGGCTGGAGCTGAAACCATCGACCCTGTGGAAAATGCGCGCCGATATTTTCGGTCTCGGCACAGCTCAGGTAGTGTTGGGCGGTGCATTGTTGACAGGGGTGGCGCTGGCCTTTGACCTTCTTGACTGGCGTGGTGCGGTGATTGCAGGTTTTGGCCTGTCGCTCTCTTCCACGGCGTTTGCCTTGCAGATCCTCAATGATCGCAGCGATTTGAACAGCCAATATGGCCAGCGCACCTTTTCTGTCCTGCTGTTTCAGGATCTGGCGATCGTGCCGTTGCTGGCGTTGATTTCCATTCTCGGCGCTCAGGCGGCGCCTGCGCCCGGCTCACTGTGGATCGATATCGGTGTGGCCGTCACGGCGACGCTGGCGATGATCCTGGCAGGGCGCTACCTGCTCAATCCGCTGTTTCAGGTGATGGCCCGCACCGGCGCTCGTGAGGTGATGATTGCCGCGGCTCTGTTCATCGTACTCGGATCGGCGATGCTGATGCAGGCGGTCGGCCTGTCCATGGCCATGGGGGCCTTTCTGGCTGGCGTTATGCTGGCCGAATCCTCCTATCGTCATGAGTTGGAAGCCGATATCGAGCCATTTCGCGGCATTCTCCAAGCTTTGTTTTTTATGGCGGTGGGCCTGTCCGTGCAATTTGACGTGATTTTTGCCAATCTCTGGCTGTTGGCCGTGGCCGTGCCGGTGGTGATGCTGATCAAGGCGTTGAGCATCTATGGCCTGTGCCGGTTGGCAGGCTCCCGCCATGATGACGCCATTCGTATTGCCGCCATCCTGCCGCAGGGTGGTGAATTCGGTTTCGTGCTGTTTACCACCGCCGTTTCTGCGGGCGTGTTTTCCAGTGCGACGTCCTCGCTGCTGATTTCCATCGTCACACTTACCATGGCGCTGACGCCGGTGGTCGCGGCGCTCTCCTCACGGCTGTTGTCGCGCGACCAGCACGAGGAACTGGACGAGGATTTCGATGGTGCCGGTTCGGATGTGTTGATGATCGGCTTTTCGCGTTTTGGCCAGATCGCCGCCCAGGTCTTGCTGGCCAGTGGCCGGGACGTGACGATCATCGACGATTCCGCCGACCGTATTCGCCAGGCCGCCTCCTTCGGGTTTCGCATTTATTTCGGGGATGGCACGCGGCTGGACATGTTGAGGGCCGCTGGCATCGAAAAGGCCAAGGTGGTCGCGGTCTGTACGCAGAAGCGGGAGGTTACCGACCGGATCGTCGAACTGGTCGCCTCCGAATTTCCCCAGGCGCGGCTGTTCGTGCGCTCCTATGATCGTGTTCACAGCCTGTGGTTGCGGGCGCGCAATGTCGAATATGAACTGCGCGAAACGGTGGAATCAGGCTTGAAATTTGGCCGCAAGACCATCGAGGCCCTGGGTGTGGATGAGGACATGGCCGAGGCCATCGAGGCCGATATCCGCCGCCGCGACGATGAGCGTCTGCGCATTCAGGCGGTGGAAGGCATCAAGGGCGGCGCCCATATGCTGTATAACAGGCCTGTCCAGCCGGAACCGCTGATCAAACCCAAGCGGGGACATGAGACGGAGAAAGATCAGGACAAAGACAAAGAGAGGGAAAAAGACCGGGATACGGCTGCTTAG
- the rsmD gene encoding 16S rRNA (guanine(966)-N(2))-methyltransferase RsmD: MRIVGGEFRGRSLAAPKTDAIRPTIDRTRESLFNILMHAHPECLDGTRVLDLFAGTGAIGLEALSRGCRSALFVENSVEGRGLLWENIDNLGLHGRAKILRRDATDLGSVSTMEPFHLLFADPPYGKGLGEKAFAAADKGGWLVPGALALLEERADVLVQAPEAFALLEERIFGDTRISFFTYRPG; this comes from the coding sequence ATGCGGATCGTTGGTGGAGAATTTCGGGGGCGTAGCCTTGCCGCGCCCAAGACCGACGCCATCCGGCCGACCATCGACCGGACACGCGAAAGCCTGTTCAACATCCTGATGCATGCCCATCCCGAATGTCTTGATGGCACGCGGGTTCTCGACCTGTTTGCGGGAACCGGTGCCATCGGGCTGGAAGCCCTGTCGCGGGGTTGCCGTTCGGCGCTGTTTGTCGAAAACAGCGTCGAGGGCCGTGGCCTGCTCTGGGAAAATATCGACAATCTTGGCCTGCATGGCCGCGCCAAGATTTTGCGACGCGATGCCACCGACCTCGGTTCGGTCAGCACGATGGAACCGTTCCATCTGCTGTTTGCCGACCCGCCCTATGGCAAGGGCCTGGGCGAAAAGGCCTTTGCCGCTGCCGACAAGGGCGGCTGGCTGGTGCCTGGAGCTTTGGCTCTCCTGGAAGAGCGCGCCGATGTCCTGGTCCAGGCGCCCGAAGCTTTCGCTCTGCTGGAAGAGCGGATCTTTGGCGATACAAGAATTTCATTCTTTACCTATAGACCGGGTTGA
- a CDS encoding pseudouridine synthase yields MTDKEKFKRPGSKPAGRPFKTSAEKPGKSGPKSFGAQKKFGEKADAAPRDKSDAAPRPRPDAAPRKSATPAAKTGSEDTLKPERISKLLARAGIASRRDVERMIMEGRVAVNGKVLDSPVLNATLADRIEVDGEPIRGIERTRLWLYHKPSGLVTTNSDPEGRPTVFDNLPEELPRVMSIGRLDINTEGLLLLTNDGGLARVLELPTTGWLRRYRVRAYGEIDQAKLDTLKDGIAVDGVLYGAIDAVLDRSQGHNVWITMGLREGKNREIKNVLGALGLEVNRLIRISYGPFQLGDLPESQVQEVRGRMLRDQLGPRLIEESKANFDAPLYSNAPAEEEDAPAPKAKAKAEEGNWKKDTRPAKPRGFDNREDAREKALSRLDTRRDGAKPAFGSKPGFGGKPGFKGKPAAGRDGDDAARDGKPKRMPLGQSRTANVWMAPGARPVSEKKTASDEARKSGPRARPDGAPQTKRYGRTKDGAPTKSLSRHDPDRGQYAGSDDKDLRVKVSRARDAEGEWIRAEGPDSKPTARGGRSGEGFGGKRDGADRGARPAYGDKPAYGDRPARGERAAPSDRPSRGQWPARGDRPDRGERPARSDAPARSDRPYSGRPTGERAERPTGDRPYDGRPKSRSASGDKPSFGGKPSFGGKPAGKSSFGGKPSSGGKPGFGGKPGGKPGSARPGSTRSDAGRGPSRGPSSGPKGKR; encoded by the coding sequence ATGACCGATAAAGAAAAGTTCAAGCGGCCGGGCAGCAAGCCCGCTGGCCGCCCCTTCAAGACATCTGCCGAAAAACCCGGCAAATCCGGCCCAAAAAGCTTTGGTGCCCAGAAAAAATTTGGCGAAAAGGCCGATGCGGCACCGCGTGACAAATCGGATGCGGCACCGCGCCCTAGACCTGATGCGGCACCGCGAAAGAGCGCAACACCTGCTGCCAAGACCGGCAGCGAGGACACGCTGAAGCCCGAGCGGATTTCCAAGCTGCTGGCGCGTGCCGGTATCGCTTCGCGCCGCGACGTGGAACGCATGATCATGGAAGGCCGCGTGGCCGTCAATGGCAAGGTGCTGGACAGCCCGGTGCTGAACGCCACGCTGGCCGACCGGATCGAAGTGGATGGCGAGCCCATTCGCGGCATCGAGCGCACACGGCTCTGGCTCTATCATAAGCCGTCCGGCCTGGTGACGACCAATTCGGACCCGGAAGGACGCCCGACCGTATTCGACAACCTGCCGGAGGAATTGCCGCGGGTGATGTCGATCGGACGGCTCGATATCAATACCGAAGGCCTGCTGCTGCTGACCAATGATGGCGGCTTGGCGCGGGTGCTGGAACTGCCGACCACCGGCTGGCTGCGCCGCTACCGCGTACGCGCCTATGGCGAGATCGATCAGGCCAAGCTTGACACGCTGAAGGACGGCATCGCGGTCGACGGCGTGCTCTACGGTGCCATCGACGCGGTTCTGGACCGCAGCCAGGGCCATAACGTCTGGATCACAATGGGCTTGCGCGAAGGCAAGAACCGGGAAATCAAGAATGTGCTCGGCGCGCTTGGCCTTGAGGTCAACCGGCTGATTCGCATTTCCTACGGTCCTTTCCAACTGGGCGACCTGCCGGAATCCCAGGTGCAAGAAGTGCGTGGCCGCATGTTGCGCGACCAGCTCGGTCCGCGCCTGATCGAGGAATCCAAGGCCAATTTCGACGCGCCGCTCTATTCCAACGCCCCCGCCGAGGAAGAGGATGCGCCTGCGCCAAAAGCCAAGGCGAAAGCCGAGGAAGGCAATTGGAAGAAGGACACACGGCCAGCCAAGCCGCGCGGCTTCGACAACCGTGAGGACGCCCGCGAAAAGGCACTCAGCCGGCTCGACACCCGCCGCGACGGTGCAAAGCCTGCCTTCGGCAGCAAGCCTGGATTTGGCGGCAAGCCCGGCTTCAAGGGGAAACCTGCGGCTGGCCGTGACGGTGACGATGCAGCCCGCGATGGCAAGCCAAAGCGCATGCCACTTGGCCAGAGCCGCACCGCCAATGTCTGGATGGCACCGGGCGCACGTCCAGTGTCTGAAAAGAAGACGGCAAGTGATGAGGCCCGCAAAAGCGGACCTCGCGCCCGCCCCGATGGCGCACCGCAGACCAAGCGTTATGGCCGCACCAAGGACGGCGCGCCGACCAAGAGCCTTTCACGTCACGACCCGGATCGTGGACAGTATGCCGGCAGTGACGATAAAGATTTGCGCGTCAAGGTCAGCCGCGCTCGTGATGCCGAGGGCGAATGGATTCGCGCCGAAGGCCCCGACAGCAAACCGACGGCACGTGGCGGACGCTCTGGCGAAGGCTTTGGCGGCAAGCGGGATGGCGCAGATCGTGGTGCCCGTCCCGCATATGGTGACAAACCTGCCTATGGTGATCGGCCAGCGCGTGGCGAGCGTGCAGCGCCCAGTGACCGGCCTTCGCGCGGCCAATGGCCCGCACGTGGAGATCGCCCGGACCGGGGCGAAAGACCTGCTCGCAGCGATGCTCCGGCCCGCAGTGATCGCCCCTATTCCGGTCGCCCCACCGGAGAAAGAGCCGAGCGGCCAACCGGCGACCGGCCTTATGACGGACGGCCAAAATCCCGTTCCGCTTCCGGCGACAAGCCGTCCTTTGGTGGGAAGCCATCCTTTGGCGGAAAACCGGCGGGCAAATCCTCGTTTGGTGGCAAACCGTCTTCCGGTGGAAAGCCTGGCTTTGGTGGCAAGCCGGGCGGGAAGCCCGGTTCTGCCAGACCCGGCTCTACCAGATCAGATGCAGGGCGTGGCCCATCGCGTGGCCCTTCCTCTGGCCCCAAAGGCAAGAGGTAA